The following proteins are encoded in a genomic region of Fervidobacterium pennivorans DSM 9078:
- a CDS encoding peroxiredoxin, with translation MGFPLIGDKVPEFTAKTTHGVINFPKDYEGKWVVLFSHPADFTPVCTTEFVAFQKRYEEFKKLNTELIGLSIDQVFSHIKWVQWIKEKLGIEIQFPIIADDRGQISELFGMIHPGKGTNTVRAVFIIDPKGILRAMLYYPQELGRNMDEILRMVKGLQVNDEHGVALPANWPNNELIGDEVIIPPATDCQTAAKRPQEYDCYDWWFCHKKLK, from the coding sequence ATGGGTTTTCCACTTATAGGTGATAAGGTTCCAGAATTTACGGCAAAAACTACGCATGGTGTAATAAACTTCCCGAAAGACTACGAGGGTAAGTGGGTTGTGCTTTTCAGCCATCCAGCAGACTTTACACCAGTTTGTACAACGGAATTTGTAGCCTTCCAGAAAAGGTATGAAGAGTTCAAGAAACTCAACACGGAGCTTATAGGATTGAGCATTGACCAGGTTTTCTCACACATTAAGTGGGTGCAGTGGATAAAGGAGAAACTCGGTATTGAAATTCAGTTCCCGATAATTGCAGATGACAGAGGTCAGATTTCTGAACTCTTCGGTATGATTCATCCTGGGAAGGGCACGAACACGGTTAGAGCTGTCTTCATAATCGACCCGAAGGGTATTCTGAGGGCTATGCTTTACTACCCACAGGAGCTTGGAAGAAACATGGACGAGATTTTGAGAATGGTTAAGGGATTGCAGGTGAACGATGAACATGGTGTTGCACTTCCAGCAAATTGGCCAAATAACGAATTGATAGGTGATGAGGTTATTATCCCACCTGCAACTGATTGTCAAACAGCCGCGAAAAGACCTCAAGAATACGACTGTTACGATTGGTGGTTCTGCCACAAGAAACTTAAGTAA
- a CDS encoding NAD-dependent epimerase/dehydratase family protein, with product MVLITGATGHLGNVLVKKFLQKGEKVRVLIQPGDTLFPLQLVPVEVFYSDVRSDFSHALENVDAIFHLASVIAITPAKKKLVYSVNVGGTKNVINLAKKKKIPLIYVSSVHAFVEVEKGSLITEETPVDETRVVGDYAKSKAIATKEVEKAFSEGLDGFIIFPTGIFGPYDYKLSYFSRVLLKYKTGKLRYTVNGKFDFVDVRDVADAIVKLYSLLISNSYSKISKQRFIVSGNDIDFAKLPQLCGLNSFKILDDTSGDILSAISLIANLLFSIPTEFVPYALHTLRLNYTFSKAKISSIIPYTPRKVEDSIHDFFNWLNELNNPKNVCYNIV from the coding sequence ATGGTCTTAATCACAGGTGCAACCGGTCATTTAGGAAACGTGTTGGTAAAGAAATTTCTCCAAAAAGGTGAAAAGGTTAGGGTTTTGATTCAGCCAGGTGACACTCTATTTCCACTCCAACTTGTTCCAGTGGAGGTTTTCTATTCAGACGTGCGCTCAGATTTTTCACACGCACTTGAAAATGTTGATGCAATATTCCATCTCGCTTCAGTTATAGCGATAACCCCAGCCAAAAAGAAACTGGTCTATTCGGTAAACGTTGGAGGAACGAAAAATGTTATAAACCTTGCGAAGAAAAAGAAAATACCGTTGATTTACGTAAGCAGTGTTCACGCGTTTGTTGAAGTTGAAAAAGGTAGTTTAATAACCGAAGAAACACCAGTGGATGAAACCCGTGTTGTTGGGGACTATGCAAAATCAAAGGCTATAGCCACCAAAGAAGTTGAAAAGGCATTTTCTGAAGGTCTTGATGGTTTTATCATCTTTCCAACAGGTATATTTGGACCATACGATTACAAATTATCATATTTCTCAAGAGTACTGTTGAAATATAAAACTGGAAAATTGCGTTATACGGTAAATGGTAAATTTGACTTCGTCGATGTGCGAGACGTCGCCGATGCCATTGTTAAACTATACAGCCTGCTTATATCAAATAGCTACAGCAAAATTTCAAAGCAACGTTTCATAGTCTCTGGTAACGACATTGATTTTGCAAAGCTCCCGCAACTATGTGGTCTTAATTCGTTCAAGATACTAGATGACACTTCTGGAGATATACTCAGCGCAATTTCATTGATTGCTAATTTGCTCTTTTCAATACCAACTGAATTTGTTCCTTATGCACTACACACATTGCGTTTGAATTACACATTTTCAAAGGCGAAAATCTCATCTATAATACCATACACCCCCAGAAAAGTTGAAGATTCAATACACGATTTTTTCAATTGGTTAAACGAATTGAACAATCCAAAGAATGTGTGTTATAATATAGTTTGA
- a CDS encoding PAS domain-containing sensor histidine kinase yields the protein MNPTENKLSHAELATKLLDHVQEAVFVLTGSKITYANKRAKEFFGECEGLDLFELLILEKGTLIVDAIHSDNFGNTLEFEDRVFSSKKGGWVYFHITYVKELSTLILRDITQERILQEAKDNMSVLIAHELKNPLGVLLSTVSEMIEDEDDEERLKKLLAIERQALRLKRIVEQVEYITRAQLGLYTPKPVPINVRRLVDTVLDDVKELAQTKSIKIEKHIDVEKLVADEFIIRTILKNLVSNAVKYSFENSKVIIKITEDYISIRDFGVGIPEEEIPKIFNRFYRTSTGVKMASGSGLGLAVVKHLANIANYRIEVKSQHMIGTEFIVYLRSE from the coding sequence ATGAATCCGACAGAGAATAAATTATCACACGCTGAATTAGCGACAAAGCTTCTGGACCATGTTCAGGAAGCGGTTTTTGTTTTAACCGGTTCAAAAATTACGTATGCGAACAAAAGAGCAAAAGAGTTTTTTGGAGAATGCGAAGGTTTGGATTTGTTTGAGCTTCTCATCTTAGAAAAAGGAACCTTGATTGTTGATGCGATACATTCGGACAATTTTGGAAACACCCTGGAATTTGAGGATAGGGTTTTTTCTAGTAAAAAAGGTGGATGGGTCTATTTTCACATTACATATGTAAAAGAACTCTCCACCTTAATTCTTCGTGATATTACTCAAGAAAGAATTCTACAAGAAGCTAAGGACAATATGTCTGTTTTGATAGCCCACGAGCTCAAAAACCCGCTCGGAGTTTTGCTAAGCACGGTATCTGAGATGATTGAGGACGAAGATGATGAGGAGAGATTAAAAAAGTTACTCGCAATTGAGAGGCAAGCACTCAGGCTTAAAAGAATTGTCGAACAGGTTGAGTATATAACCAGGGCACAACTTGGACTTTACACACCTAAGCCTGTTCCAATTAATGTAAGAAGGTTAGTAGATACCGTTTTAGATGATGTAAAAGAGCTCGCCCAAACAAAATCAATAAAGATTGAAAAGCATATAGATGTTGAAAAATTGGTGGCTGATGAGTTTATAATCAGGACTATATTGAAAAATCTTGTCTCCAACGCGGTTAAGTATTCTTTCGAAAATTCAAAGGTTATTATCAAAATTACTGAAGATTACATTTCTATCCGAGACTTTGGTGTTGGGATTCCTGAAGAAGAAATTCCAAAGATATTTAACAGATTTTACCGCACATCAACGGGTGTCAAAATGGCTTCGGGCTCGGGTCTGGGACTTGCCGTGGTTAAACACCTAGCAAATATTGCGAATTACAGAATTGAAGTCAAATCTCAACACATGATTGGAACTGAATTTATTGTATATCTCCGTTCAGAATAG
- the pstA gene encoding phosphate ABC transporter permease PstA has protein sequence MKKVDKSRIVENRKTRLVLRILTYIISSLIVALFILAFVPGLKYWSWEFFTQFPKERMTDGGIFPAILGSILLTVTSLAIAIPLGVLLGIVLSEYNLTYIKFAVTILSGIPSVVYGLFGLGLFCITMNMRTSILAGALTLSLMVLPVISSSVYEVMQAIPRELREAAYALGARKSEVIFEMLVPSVRNTILTVSFVSAGRVIGETAPLILTAAVFYATQLPKSLLSPVMTMPTHIYFLTAAYGSSARWMAEGTASVLILFIILVYSIAFMFRREKK, from the coding sequence ATGAAAAAAGTAGATAAATCACGTATCGTTGAAAACAGAAAGACAAGGCTTGTCCTACGAATTCTTACATACATTATTTCTTCACTTATCGTTGCTCTTTTCATACTTGCGTTTGTGCCGGGGTTAAAATACTGGTCGTGGGAGTTTTTCACTCAATTCCCAAAGGAACGTATGACCGATGGGGGTATATTTCCAGCCATTCTTGGTTCAATCTTACTAACCGTAACATCACTTGCGATAGCGATTCCACTTGGTGTGCTGTTGGGAATTGTGCTTTCGGAATATAATTTGACCTATATAAAGTTCGCAGTTACTATTTTGAGTGGTATACCTTCCGTTGTCTATGGACTTTTTGGATTGGGGTTGTTCTGTATCACAATGAACATGAGAACTTCCATTTTAGCTGGTGCCTTAACACTATCTTTGATGGTCTTGCCGGTTATATCATCATCAGTTTACGAAGTGATGCAAGCAATTCCAAGAGAACTTAGAGAGGCTGCATATGCTTTGGGTGCTCGAAAGAGCGAAGTAATATTTGAAATGTTAGTCCCTTCAGTTAGAAACACCATCCTTACCGTTTCATTTGTCAGCGCGGGCCGCGTGATTGGTGAAACAGCACCGCTTATTCTTACCGCTGCTGTTTTCTATGCAACACAATTACCGAAAAGTCTTCTTTCTCCAGTTATGACGATGCCAACTCACATATATTTCTTGACCGCCGCATATGGAAGTAGTGCTCGATGGATGGCAGAAGGAACAGCTTCTGTTCTTATACTATTTATAATTCTTGTCTACTCAATAGCATTTATGTTCAGGAGGGAAAAGAAATGA
- a CDS encoding MarR family winged helix-turn-helix transcriptional regulator, producing MEFKHFEDNSLNPESILRNIVEIVTGMVSLIPEIPELEGMSTTELYVFLFSATSDKVSNGTLSKQLNISKAAVSIATKSLIKKGVIKTIQSEEDRRHFYIVLSDEGKSLYKKLLKAFEDIFNKILSLLSKEELSNLQLGFDVMVRLSRMLNEYKMIDRGDKIWS from the coding sequence GTGGAGTTTAAACATTTTGAAGATAACTCTCTTAATCCAGAAAGCATCTTAAGAAATATCGTTGAAATCGTAACTGGAATGGTAAGTCTCATACCCGAGATACCTGAGCTAGAAGGTATGAGCACAACGGAGCTTTATGTCTTTTTATTCTCCGCAACGTCTGATAAAGTCTCCAATGGAACACTATCAAAGCAACTGAATATTTCAAAAGCCGCAGTTAGCATTGCCACAAAATCACTCATCAAAAAAGGGGTGATAAAAACTATTCAATCTGAAGAAGACAGAAGGCATTTTTACATTGTCCTATCTGATGAAGGAAAAAGTCTTTACAAAAAGTTATTGAAAGCGTTTGAAGATATTTTTAACAAGATTCTATCCTTACTTTCGAAAGAAGAACTTTCCAACCTCCAACTCGGCTTTGATGTTATGGTAAGACTCTCAAGAATGCTTAATGAATACAAAATGATTGATAGAGGTGATAAAATATGGTCTTAA
- a CDS encoding phosphoenolpyruvate carboxykinase (ATP) codes for MSTKGRWQWSEVNKTNFSKIRSTIEAAFYGNNVELLTSRREAYKKAIKSPGTIVTDLPVYKPELLNLDEGTRILLFNDGATVGRFAGARKIIGMPGVNEDALAEVLREAVYGTRYRKMYHAISYTGLHEDFMVKNHILIPEGFENTVYNWLLNFQDLTPEYAAMYERSKFLNEPDIYIFTDPDWSHPDFPGGLALFDPKNNCAALLGLRYFGEFKKGTLTLGWSVGNRQGYVACHGGLKKYEFDGKKYVAAFFGLSGSGKSTLTHAKHNGKYKITIVHDDALVINLEDLSSIALEPSYFDKTSDYPLTSDDNKYLLTIQNCGATVDEQGRIVPVMEDIRNGNGRAIKSKLWSPNRVDKIEEPVNAIFWIMKDPVLPPIVRIEDPVLASTMGATLATKRTSAEKLLPGVDPEALVFEPYANPFRTYPLSEDYEKFKVLFEKGVECYIINTGFYLNKKVPKELTLEILELIVERKANFVDWFGGLKILEIPGFEVRTSDYEYRELLKISFEKRLEFLKNKDVENQGYDKLPEECKLSIQSLIAYL; via the coding sequence ATGTCGACCAAGGGAAGGTGGCAGTGGTCGGAGGTAAACAAGACAAATTTTTCTAAGATTAGGTCAACCATTGAAGCTGCGTTTTACGGTAACAACGTAGAGCTTTTAACATCGCGACGAGAGGCATACAAGAAAGCTATAAAATCGCCAGGGACCATAGTCACCGATTTGCCTGTCTACAAACCAGAATTGTTGAACTTAGATGAAGGAACTCGTATTCTTTTGTTCAACGATGGTGCAACCGTAGGTAGGTTTGCTGGTGCGAGGAAGATTATAGGGATGCCAGGGGTTAACGAGGATGCACTTGCAGAAGTACTCAGAGAAGCAGTTTATGGAACGCGTTACAGAAAGATGTATCATGCTATTAGTTACACAGGATTACACGAAGACTTTATGGTTAAAAACCACATACTTATACCCGAAGGTTTTGAGAATACGGTGTATAACTGGCTTTTGAATTTCCAAGACCTAACGCCAGAGTATGCTGCTATGTATGAAAGGTCTAAATTTTTAAATGAGCCGGATATTTATATCTTCACAGACCCTGATTGGTCCCACCCTGATTTTCCCGGTGGACTTGCTCTCTTTGACCCAAAAAACAACTGCGCCGCGCTTTTAGGACTAAGGTATTTTGGTGAGTTTAAGAAGGGTACGCTTACACTTGGGTGGTCTGTTGGGAATAGACAAGGTTACGTTGCTTGCCATGGGGGCTTGAAAAAATATGAGTTCGATGGGAAAAAATACGTTGCAGCATTCTTCGGGTTGTCAGGTTCAGGGAAATCCACACTAACGCACGCCAAACACAATGGAAAATACAAAATCACAATTGTTCACGATGATGCATTGGTGATAAATCTTGAAGACCTTTCATCAATAGCATTGGAACCTTCGTACTTCGATAAAACTTCTGATTATCCGTTAACAAGTGACGATAACAAATATTTACTGACAATCCAAAATTGTGGTGCAACAGTTGACGAGCAAGGAAGAATTGTACCAGTTATGGAAGACATCAGAAATGGCAATGGAAGAGCGATAAAATCAAAGCTTTGGTCACCCAACAGGGTTGACAAGATAGAAGAACCTGTTAACGCCATTTTCTGGATAATGAAAGACCCTGTGCTCCCACCAATTGTAAGGATAGAAGATCCCGTTCTTGCTTCAACGATGGGAGCAACTCTTGCAACCAAACGAACATCCGCTGAGAAACTACTTCCGGGTGTTGACCCTGAAGCACTTGTCTTTGAACCCTATGCCAACCCGTTTAGGACTTATCCACTATCTGAAGACTATGAAAAGTTCAAGGTACTTTTTGAAAAAGGTGTAGAATGCTATATAATCAACACGGGATTTTATTTGAATAAAAAGGTTCCAAAGGAGCTGACTCTAGAAATTTTAGAACTCATAGTCGAGCGAAAAGCTAACTTCGTTGACTGGTTCGGTGGCTTGAAAATATTAGAGATACCCGGCTTTGAAGTAAGAACTTCCGATTACGAATACAGAGAATTACTAAAAATTTCGTTCGAAAAAAGATTGGAATTTTTGAAGAACAAAGATGTCGAAAACCAAGGTTACGACAAGCTCCCAGAGGAGTGCAAGCTTTCTATCCAAAGCTTGATTGCTTATCTATAA
- the pstB gene encoding phosphate ABC transporter ATP-binding protein PstB: protein MTDTVIEIRNFNAYYGEKIAVKDANLKIQKNKITAIMGPSGCGKSTLLRSINRINDLIPEFKVQGEILFHDKNIYDPDVDVYTLRRRIGMVFQKPTPFPMSIFENIAYGLKLIGVTDKKELKERVRNALEMAALWDEVKDDLEKSALKLSGGQQQRLCIARTIAIEPEVILFDEPTSALDPVATQKIEALIEELAEKFTIVIVTHNIGQASRISDYVVFMYRGEIIEQNITSKLLTNPQNEITQQFLSGKIG, encoded by the coding sequence ATGACGGATACAGTGATTGAAATTAGGAATTTTAACGCTTATTATGGTGAGAAAATCGCTGTTAAGGATGCGAATTTGAAAATACAAAAGAACAAAATTACAGCAATAATGGGACCATCTGGTTGCGGTAAATCAACGTTGCTCAGAAGCATCAACAGGATAAATGACTTGATACCAGAGTTCAAAGTGCAAGGTGAGATACTATTTCACGATAAAAACATATACGACCCAGATGTTGATGTGTACACGCTCAGAAGAAGGATAGGGATGGTTTTCCAAAAACCAACGCCTTTTCCAATGTCTATCTTTGAGAACATTGCCTACGGCTTGAAATTGATAGGTGTAACCGATAAAAAGGAACTCAAAGAAAGGGTGCGTAATGCACTTGAGATGGCGGCTTTGTGGGATGAAGTTAAAGATGACCTTGAGAAAAGCGCTTTAAAACTGTCTGGTGGACAACAACAAAGACTTTGTATAGCGAGAACTATAGCAATAGAACCAGAAGTGATATTGTTTGATGAACCCACAAGTGCACTTGATCCGGTTGCTACGCAGAAAATAGAGGCTTTAATTGAAGAGCTTGCCGAGAAATTCACTATAGTCATTGTTACACATAATATAGGTCAGGCGTCGAGGATTTCAGATTACGTTGTCTTCATGTATCGTGGAGAGATAATTGAACAAAACATAACTTCAAAGTTGTTAACCAATCCACAAAATGAAATCACTCAGCAGTTCCTTAGTGGTAAAATAGGATAA
- the infB gene encoding translation initiation factor IF-2: MARLRVYELAKQLDMDTKELLHELEELGIEVKSHMSFIDEETVNILLEIYKETLDEEEDVTLTKTKEPTKEKVEAKKPPVHITEEDLKLDKFAEKIKVPQNRIIQDFFMKGEVLRPGQPISVSLAKKIAKMYDVRLTFEEEQGKEEVKLENPLDELKRQFEILYQDKEKLVPRPPVVTVMGHVDHGKTTLLDYIRKTRIAEKEEGGITQSIGAYQVVVNGKKITFIDTPGHEVFTEMRARGAQATDIVVLVVAADDGVMPQTIEAYNHAKSANVPIIVAINKIDKPNANVELTKQDLVTKLNLIPEEWGGDTIVVPISARNGTNVDTLLEMILLVAEMQDIRCIPDKPVRAVTIETRLDKGYGPVANAIVKDGILKVGDYVVAGKVYGKVKALIDDKGKRINQAEPSTPVMIVGFEELPDPHSIIYVVESKEKAEEIVEKVREIEARELRKKRQIKLEEILKKMQEGEKKELKLILKADTVGSLQALQNAIAKLRTNEIDIDIVHAAVGAINTSDVMLASASEAIILGFRVKADSQSSKLAESEGVQIKTYTIIYKLLEDLKAALEGMLEPEEVEEKTGTGEIKKVFKIHKYGNVAGVQVYDGYVDKSGFVRIYRNGSLVFEGKIESLKHYQQDVNKISAPQECGIKFQNFDDIKEGDELEFYIIKKVPRKLTAIVEEPKEENN, encoded by the coding sequence TTGGCAAGACTAAGGGTATACGAACTTGCAAAACAACTCGACATGGATACAAAAGAATTGCTCCACGAACTAGAGGAGCTTGGTATTGAAGTAAAGAGCCACATGAGTTTTATCGATGAAGAGACTGTGAATATCCTCCTCGAAATCTACAAGGAAACGCTCGACGAGGAGGAAGATGTAACATTAACTAAAACAAAGGAACCAACAAAGGAAAAAGTAGAGGCGAAAAAGCCTCCCGTTCATATTACAGAAGAAGACCTAAAATTGGACAAATTTGCGGAAAAGATAAAAGTTCCGCAAAATAGAATTATCCAAGATTTCTTCATGAAAGGTGAGGTTCTCAGACCTGGCCAACCAATCTCTGTATCGCTTGCAAAGAAAATTGCAAAGATGTATGATGTTCGCCTCACATTTGAAGAGGAGCAAGGAAAAGAAGAAGTCAAACTGGAAAACCCACTCGATGAATTGAAGAGGCAGTTTGAGATACTTTACCAAGATAAAGAAAAGTTAGTTCCAAGGCCCCCTGTTGTAACTGTGATGGGTCACGTTGACCATGGTAAGACCACACTTTTGGACTATATAAGGAAGACAAGAATAGCAGAAAAAGAAGAGGGTGGAATTACACAAAGTATTGGTGCTTACCAAGTTGTGGTCAATGGTAAGAAGATTACATTCATCGACACTCCCGGACACGAAGTCTTTACAGAAATGCGAGCCAGAGGAGCTCAAGCAACGGATATCGTTGTTCTCGTAGTCGCTGCAGATGACGGTGTTATGCCCCAAACGATAGAAGCTTACAACCATGCAAAATCTGCAAATGTGCCGATTATTGTAGCTATCAATAAGATAGATAAACCAAACGCAAATGTTGAACTCACAAAACAAGATTTGGTAACAAAATTGAACCTCATACCAGAAGAATGGGGTGGAGACACAATCGTTGTCCCCATATCTGCACGAAACGGAACGAATGTTGATACGTTGCTTGAAATGATTCTCCTGGTTGCTGAAATGCAAGATATAAGATGCATACCTGATAAACCTGTAAGGGCTGTAACAATTGAAACACGCCTTGATAAGGGATACGGACCTGTGGCAAATGCGATAGTCAAAGATGGTATACTCAAAGTGGGAGACTACGTTGTAGCTGGAAAGGTTTACGGAAAAGTAAAAGCGCTCATAGATGACAAAGGAAAACGCATAAACCAAGCTGAACCATCGACTCCTGTTATGATAGTTGGTTTCGAAGAACTCCCAGACCCGCACAGTATCATTTACGTTGTTGAATCAAAAGAAAAAGCTGAAGAAATTGTAGAAAAGGTAAGAGAAATCGAAGCACGCGAGTTGAGAAAGAAGAGACAAATAAAACTCGAAGAGATTTTGAAAAAGATGCAAGAAGGCGAAAAGAAGGAACTGAAACTTATTTTGAAAGCAGATACGGTTGGCTCCCTCCAGGCTTTGCAAAATGCTATAGCAAAGCTTAGAACAAACGAAATTGATATAGACATCGTCCACGCTGCAGTAGGTGCAATAAACACAAGTGATGTCATGCTTGCATCAGCTTCGGAAGCCATCATACTTGGTTTTAGAGTAAAAGCCGATTCACAATCTTCGAAATTAGCAGAATCAGAAGGCGTTCAAATAAAAACATACACTATCATCTACAAACTTCTCGAAGACTTAAAAGCAGCTCTTGAAGGTATGCTTGAGCCTGAAGAAGTTGAAGAAAAGACCGGAACAGGTGAGATTAAAAAGGTCTTTAAAATACACAAATATGGAAACGTTGCAGGAGTTCAAGTTTACGATGGATATGTGGACAAGAGCGGATTTGTTAGGATATACAGAAATGGCTCGTTGGTCTTCGAAGGTAAAATAGAAAGCTTAAAACATTACCAACAAGATGTTAACAAAATTAGTGCTCCACAGGAATGTGGTATAAAGTTCCAGAATTTTGATGATATAAAAGAAGGGGACGAGCTGGAATTCTACATAATCAAGAAAGTTCCAAGGAAGTTGACAGCTATTGTCGAAGAACCTAAGGAAGAAAATAACTAA
- a CDS encoding response regulator transcription factor, which produces MRVLVVEDERLLAENISKMLKSEGFEVEIAYSISDMYKKIEVFEPELIVLDLMLPDGNALNEIQELKTELPEVGIIIISAKNTDLDKIIGIELGADDYVGKPFNTRELVARVKAFFRRTKGLKEVIRYGKLEIYPEDYTVFYDGKKIELTSKEFEILRLLAQRPDRVFSREQILEELWKDDFEVYDRVIDVHINSLRKKLGKNWIVTVRGVGYKFSKKGDTTLESDESDRE; this is translated from the coding sequence ATGAGGGTTCTTGTTGTCGAGGATGAAAGGTTGCTTGCGGAAAATATAAGCAAGATGCTCAAAAGCGAAGGGTTTGAGGTTGAAATCGCATACAGCATATCTGATATGTACAAAAAAATTGAGGTGTTCGAACCAGAACTAATTGTGCTCGATTTAATGCTACCTGATGGCAATGCATTGAACGAAATCCAAGAGCTCAAGACTGAACTCCCAGAAGTTGGAATTATCATTATTTCCGCAAAGAACACCGATTTGGATAAGATAATAGGTATTGAACTTGGTGCGGATGACTACGTAGGTAAACCCTTCAACACAAGGGAACTTGTTGCCCGTGTGAAGGCGTTTTTTAGAAGAACAAAGGGATTAAAAGAGGTCATTCGTTACGGGAAACTTGAGATATATCCAGAAGATTACACAGTTTTCTACGATGGTAAGAAAATAGAACTAACATCAAAGGAATTTGAAATTTTAAGACTCCTTGCTCAGCGTCCAGATAGGGTATTCTCCAGAGAGCAGATCTTGGAGGAGTTGTGGAAGGACGATTTCGAAGTCTACGATAGAGTAATTGATGTTCATATAAACAGCCTGAGAAAGAAACTCGGGAAGAACTGGATAGTAACTGTCCGTGGAGTTGGATACAAATTCTCAAAGAAAGGGGACACAACCCTTGAATCAGATGAATCCGACAGAGAATAA
- the phoU gene encoding phosphate signaling complex protein PhoU, giving the protein MVDEKHHFEKEFSMLRAELSKMVSLVTDSIEMASVTFENMDRSIARKILELDDEIDDLNREIENLVIDIIARFTPLGKDLRYTIAAMKLANNLERIGDHACNFAEKTLWISDNMPEFKPSALVKQMFGEVINMLQKTVLAFSRRDVELAIETWRMDDVIDDLDRKVTNDVEGFEPHTLVLNVLFARDLERVADHLTNICEEIVFIETGKELKSLL; this is encoded by the coding sequence ATGGTAGACGAAAAGCATCACTTTGAAAAGGAGTTTTCTATGCTTAGAGCTGAGCTTTCTAAGATGGTTTCGTTAGTCACAGATTCGATAGAAATGGCCTCTGTGACATTCGAGAATATGGACCGCTCAATCGCAAGAAAGATTTTAGAACTTGACGATGAAATTGACGATCTCAACAGAGAGATTGAAAACCTTGTCATAGATATAATAGCAAGGTTTACACCTCTCGGAAAAGATTTGAGATATACAATCGCTGCAATGAAACTTGCTAACAATCTTGAAAGAATAGGGGACCATGCATGCAACTTCGCAGAGAAAACATTATGGATTTCGGACAACATGCCTGAATTTAAGCCTTCAGCCTTGGTAAAGCAAATGTTTGGAGAAGTTATCAATATGCTTCAGAAGACGGTTCTAGCGTTCTCGAGAAGGGACGTTGAACTTGCCATAGAAACGTGGCGTATGGATGACGTTATTGACGATTTGGACAGAAAGGTTACAAACGATGTTGAAGGTTTCGAACCTCACACTTTGGTTTTGAACGTGCTTTTTGCAAGGGACTTAGAACGTGTTGCTGACCATTTGACTAACATATGTGAGGAGATAGTATTTATAGAAACAGGAAAGGAGCTAAAAAGCCTACTATGA